A genomic window from Vanessa atalanta chromosome 7, ilVanAtal1.2, whole genome shotgun sequence includes:
- the LOC125065349 gene encoding uncharacterized protein LOC125065349: MTNTRNIKFWFCMVCLATSMAAPAPIKLDIIDMAAISRMTPQQLELLAEGLAAEEIMRTKRSSAQAITSAVISKASSGLQSKVGLLGQASAGAASFLSSASGKSGHTEQGYSYEPQGEKVDYWGLKKSIFYTLFQAVKAITGGVTILKGQLIKGGGALASTLGKVISSKGDVVSNFGKKIVSSAVLSEKKPGSTAVYGPPPTTHLEYGPPSAYGATAPAQYSHTAPAAPTGFAAHKYPAHLDESPLYGSVLDTENLQYHHL, from the exons TTCTGGTTCTGCATGGTGTGCCTGGCTACCTCAATGGCAGCACCGGCTCCAATAAAGCTGGACATCATTGACATGGCTGCTATCAGTCGAATGACACCGCAACAGCTGGAACTTCTTGCTGAGGGATTAGCAGCAGAAGAAATAATGAG AACCAAACGATCTTCAGCTCAAGCAATAACATCAGCAGTGATTTCCAAAGCTTCGTCAGGATTACAGAGTAAAGTTGGTCTCCTTGGCCAGGCATCCGCTGGTGCGGCGTCATTCTTATCATCAGCTTCGGGAAAATCTGGACACACTGAACAGGGATACTCGTATGAAccg CAAGGAGAAAAAGTTGACTACTGGGGTTTGAAGAAATCCATCTTTTACACTTTGTTCCAAGCTGTTAAAGCCATTACTGGTGGAGTAACTATCCTGAAGGGTCAGCTAATCAAAGGAGGTGGTGCACTGGCATCGACCCTTGGAAAAGTGATATCATCCAAGGGAGACGTCGTTAGCAACTTTGGCAAGAAGATAGTTAGCTCCGCTGTTTTGAGTGAGAAGAAGCCAGGAT cAACAGCTGTATACGGACCTCCTCCCACTACACATCTGGAGTACGGACCCCCAAGTGCTTACGGTGCGACTGCGCCTGCACAGTACTCGCACACAGCGCCAGCCGCGCCTACAGGATTTGCTGCACACAAGTACCCAGCCCATTTAGATG AATCTCCTCTAT